GCGGCCAGAGTTCCCCCTTGCACGTCAACATTTTGTGGGGATGAAGGTCAACTGGGCACCCAAGGCACAAAACATTCAAGCTCTGGCTAAGGAGCTGGATCTGGGTCTGGATAGTTTTGTATTTGTGGATGACAACCCGCTGGAGTTGGCTGATGTTGCGGCCCATTGTCCTGAGGTATTAGGGCTGCGTATACCCAGTGATGAAGCAGATATTCTGCGCTTTGTTCACCATCTATGGTTGTTGGATCCGCCACCGGTGACCACAGAGGATCGCATACGCAGTGACTTTTACCAACAGAGTGTTGCCCGGGGCAGTTGGCAGAATGAAGCCCCCAGCTATGCTGAGTTTCTTGAGGGGTTAGCGCTTGAGATGGCGTTTCAGCCGCTCTGTTCGGCTCAGGTGCCACGGGTCAGTCAGCTTAGCCAGCGTACCAACCAGTTTAACAGTGCTGGTAAACGCTACAGTGAACAGGCCTTACATGGGTTAATTGGGCTTGAAAGCAGCCATGTTGAGACCGTTACCCTTCAAGATCGCTTTGGCCACTATGGTTTGGTGGGGGCAATCGTTGTAAAGGTTGAACAAAAGTGTGCCATGGTTGAGTCACTCTATTTAAGTTGCCGTGCCTTGGGGCGTGGGGTAGAGCATGGGCTGCTGGCCAAGGCAGGTCTGTTTGCGCAGCAACAAGGGGTTGCACAGGTTGAGATTATCTACCACCCCACCGTACGGAACGAGCCGGTAGCACGTTTTCTGACACGTCTAAAGGGTGTGACTGAACTCGACAGCCCCCTGCGTTTTTCGGCAGACTATCTGGCTGCATTAAGCTTTGATCCCCAAGCCCACGCGACCACTATCTCCCCCGCAACGACCCCCAAGCACAAAGCGGTATCGTCGGTTAGGGCAGGGGGCTATCCGCCACCTTCTTACGTGCATAAGCAGTGGGAGCTTTGGCTCTCTACGGCAGATATGCAGACCTTTAGCCACCGAATAGAACAGGCTCAGCGTCGTCAACTGCCAACCGGGGATGGCGCCTATTGTGCCCCAGACACCACCACGGAAAAGAGGCTGGCCGCGATCTTTGCTGACATTTGGGCGGGTAGTCGTATTAGCATCCACACCCCCTTCTATGATTTGGGGGGGAGCTCTCTCGAGCTGGTACAGGTATTGGCCCAAATTCGAGAGCAGTTTGATGTGCCGATGCCCTTACAGGTGGTTATGGAAAACAGCAGCATACAACGCTGCGCCGGGCAAATAGACTACTACCAGCAGCACGGGGTTTTTCATACCCAAACCCCACAGCAAACCTCAATCTACACCACCATGGCTAAGGATGCCCGCCTGCCCCAGGATATAACCTGTTCACTGAGCAAAGCGACTCTTCCCAAGTCTTCTGCAAAGGGGGTTTTGTTAACAGGTGCTACGGGGTTTTTAGGGGCTTACCTGTTGCGTAGCCTGCTGGATGCTGGTGAAACACACATTGCCTGTCTGGTTCGGGCAGATCATCCTACAGCAGCCTTAGCGCGACTACAGGAGAATATGCAGCGCTATAATCTTTGGCAAGAAGAGGATAAAGAGCATCTGCAACTGCTGTGTGGAGATTTTTCCCAACCACGGTTCGGGCTGGAAGCATCACGCTATAACAGGCTAAGTGAACAGGTTGGGGTGATCTATCATAATGGTGCTATGGTGGATTTTTCACGGCCCTATAGAGCGCTGCAGGCGGCTAATGTTGAGGGCACCTTGGCTTGCCTGCGCTTTGCGTGTCATGGATCGTTAAAGTCACTTCATTATATCTCCACCGCATCCGTTTTTGATTCGGACTATTATTCCATCCAAGAACAGGTTTCTGAATCCCCCTTACCGGAGGCCTCTTTGGAGGTCTTTGGTGGCTATGCCCAGAGTAAATGGGTCGCTGAGCGTCTGGTTAGCGCTGCGGTTGAAGCTGGGCTGCCAGCAATGATCTACCGTCCCAATGGTATTGGCCCGGCACAGGATATCAACCGTACCGGCTTTAACCTGTCTGATGCTTTTAGCCAAATATTGCTGGCTAGCCTGAACATGGGGCGTTTTTTTGATCTCTCCTTGAATGTAGATTTTGCCCCGGTTGATTATGTGGCTCAGGCGGTGGTTGCCCTAAGTCACCGTGATCAGAAGCAGGCTAAGATCTATGCGCTGGTTAACCCTAACCCCACAACACTACCCCAAATGTTGACCCAGTTAAGGGGGTTGGGTGAGGCGGTTGAACAGCTCTCCTATGCCGCCTGGTTACAGGCCGTTGAAACCTACGCCGCACAGATTAATGATCAGCGTTTAATGGCACTTCTCCCTTTGATGAAAGAGCCTTTAAACCGACAAGGTGAATCCTGGTTGCAGATGAGTCTACGTCGCCCTCGTTTGGATTGTCGCCAGACCCTGGATGATCTGGAGGGGAGTGGGGTGGTCTGCCCGGTGATGGATGACCCTTTTGTCATGAAGCTGCTATTACTGAGTTTTGTGACCCTTAGCTACCGGGAGCATGTTGGGCAGATCTTGCGCTATGTGGCGGTACCAAAGAAGGTCGTAACTACAGACAACCCCGCCCCTAAACCAATTCTGCTGCTGACTTGGTCATTAGGGGAGGGGCATAACACCACAACCCAAGCCATCGCGGCCGAGTTAGAGGCTGAAGGCAGAGCTTATGTACCGATTGATTTAGCAGAGAAAATATCATTTGTCAGTCGGCTAGAAGGTTTTTGGCGGTATCTCTCCCGACACAACCTGGATCTGTTGCGCCGCTATGTTAAACTGACTCAGGCTAATCAACAGCATGATCTACTCTGGTTCCGTAAAATTTTTCAACACGTGGCACAAGATCTCATTTTAGCTTACCACCCCTCTATGGTGATCTCCTTTTGCCCACTGGGTTCTCAGTTACTGGATTACCTAAAGGCCGAGGCCCCCTCTCTAAAGACCCTTACCTGTGTGACCGACTGGTTTGGTGGCAGTTTTAAAGAGTGGGGAGATGAGGGGGCTGATTGGATCTATACGCCTTCCATGGAGGCAACGGAATATCTGCTTCAGCAGTGTGCTACACCGGAACGGTTGGCCCCAAAAATCTATACAGGATCTCTAATCATGCGGCAGGGGTTCGAGGGGGGTGGTGGATTATCAGCCAAAGCTGCGGCACGCCAGCGTTTGAACATTGGGCACAAGAAAAAAGTGGTGATCGTTAATGCTTATGGCAGCACAGGCCCGCTGACATGGCTGCCTGATCTGCCCACCGATGACCCCGACTTGCATGTTCTGGTGCTTTGTTACCGCAACACTCAGATCTTGGCCCACCTTGAACCTATGAAAGCCCAATTTAGTGGTCTGCTAGAGGGGCGCTTGTGGCTGGATAATCTCAGTGATTGGCTCTTGGCTGCCGATGTTCTGTTTACCAAACCCGGTCCAGGTATCTGTGCCGAGGCCGTCATGAGTGGTACCTTGCTCTGGTTGAATATCAGTGAAGGTATTATGCCCCAGGAACAGAGTGTTTATGAGGCGTTGTGCCAGCGTCGCTGGGCCTTTTCCGTCCCCAGCCAAGAGGCTTTTACTCAAGCTGTCACAGCTTGGGTGGATCAAAGCCCCCTTTATCAACAGCATATGGCGGCACTACAAACGGCTGATCTAAACAATGGTCGGCAGGCCTTTTATGAGCAGGTTAAAAGCATGATGCCATCGCTGGAGTAATCAGGCGCAGGCACACCTTCTAAAGTACAAAAAATTTCAAATGGTTGCTAAGTAAACGAGTTGCACTATGAATGTTGGAATTCTGGAAGTCATGAACCTACCCATTCAGCACTGGATGGATCGGGTCTACCACACCACCACCACCAAACAGATGTCCAGTGTCATGCCCCAGTCCATCGCTGTTTGGTGCCGTCAACTGGGGCACCAAACCTACTACAAGACCTACTATGGGGTGGGCAAGATAGAAAATGCTTTTCCAGATGATCTGGATATTATTTTTATCTCCAGTTCCACCATTAACAGCCCTGTCTGTTACGCCTTGGCCAAACAGTTTCGTAAGGCTGGTGTGCGAACCGTTTTTGGTGGACCCCATGCACGGGCTTTCCCAGTCGACTGTCTGAGATTTTTTGATGTGGTGGTGGATAACTGTGATCAGGCACTGATTACAGACATTCTTAAGGGGGGGGATGCGGTCAGTGGGTATATCTCCAGTAAAGAGGAGCTAAATGACATTCCAACCATTGAACAGAGAATGCCAGAGATTTTAACTTCGGCACACTTTTTTGATCGATGGAAGAGTTTTGTCACGGTCATTCCAACCATATCCAGTATGGGCTGCCCCTACACCTGTAGTTTTTGTACCGATTGGGATCGGCCCTACCGCCTGTTGCCCCTGGAACGTCTTAAAACCGATTTGACTTTTCTGTCCAAAAACTTAAAAGGCTCGGTTCTGGCATTTTGGGAGCCTAATTTTGCTGTAAAATTTGAACGTATTTTTGAAGTGTTGGAGTCAATACCTAAGGAAGATCGAGTTCCCTATATGATGGAGTGCTCTCAGAGCATTCTGACGCCTGAGCGCATACAACGTATGGATGAGACCAACTGTCGATTTTTTCTGATAGGGGTAGAGTCGTGGGGGAGCTATTTCAGTAAAAGCGGGCTTGGTAAAAAGAGCAATGCTCAGGAGCGCTTTAACCACACGGTAGAGATCTTTAACCAGTTTAAAGGTAAAGATCTGGTCATGCAGGCGAGCTTAATTTTTGGGTTGGATAGTGATGAGGGGGAGCTGCCTGTGACCTTGGCTAAAGCGTTTATCCAGCAGGCACCCCATGCTTGGCCCACGGTGAATATTCCCTCACCCTACGGGGGGACACCGCTGTTTGATGAACTGCAACATGAAGGGCGGTTGCTTAATGACTTGCCCTTTAACTTCTATCAAACCCCCTACCTGTCGATGGTTCTTAAACATTATACCCCTCTTGAGTTTTATGAAAAAATGCTTGAGATATCGGCACTGATTAGTTCTGACAAGATCTTAAAGAAACGTATGGCATTGGCGCCTAACTGGAAACATAAATATATCTATAAACTACGAACCCTCGGTGAAAAGGTCTTTAAGGGGTTCTATCAAGAGATGGTGAATCGTTTACGTACAGATGCCGCTTTACGTGCTTTCCATGAAGGCCGTTCAGCGTGTTTGCCGGATTTCTATCAACAGGCATTTGAAGAAAAACTGGGACGTTTTGCGCCCCTGCTGACGGAAGATGAGCGGCGTCCCAACTTAGAACAGATGAAGTCCACCATTATATAGGCAGGTGACGGTTTTATGTGCTTCTATGTTCGTTGGTGAAGGTTGAATTAAAGTGTTGAAAAAAATAAATATTGTGGCTACAGCAGCATTGCCGTGGCGTACAGGTACGGCTATTTTAGCCTTTTTTCGGGCGTTTCATCTGGCACAAAGGGGGTTGGATGTTACCCTCTATATCCCTTGGATTGGTCAGGGTGAGCAGGCTCTGTTGTTTGGGGATGATCAGGTGTTTGATACGCCGCAGGGTCAAGAGAGCTACCTGCGAGAACAGTTGCCCGATCCTCATTGTCGTCATTTGCAGCTGGTTTTCTACCCCGCACGCTATTTTGCGGCTTTGGGCTCTATCCTTCCCTCAGCTCCTATTGCCCCTCAGTTACGCAGCTGTGATTGGTTGATACTGGAAGAGCCTGAACACCTTAATTGGAAACATCCCTGGAACGACTATCGGCCCAGGGCCAAGCGGATAACCGGTATCGTATTGACAAATTATGATTTTTTTATCCGTCAGGCCCTACCCGCTATCAGTATGGTTCCTTGGTTGATAAACCGTTATAACCGCTGGTTAATGCAGCGTTATTGTGATGATCTTTTGCTGTTAGGAGCGGGCGTTCCGGCCATACCAAAGGGGTTGAATTTTATTTCCAGCGGGGTATCGGCCTCATTTTTTGAGCACCAGCAGGTCGGGCAGGGACGTCAGGGTCTCTATTTCATAGGTAAGATCATTTGGGAAAAAGGATTTCGAGAGCTGGTTGATCTGCTCTGTGGTTCTAACATTGATCAGATGGATCTCTATGGACTTGGCAAAGATAGGGATGCCATAGAAACCTATGCCAAAAGTAAGCACATTACTTTTTGTTTTAAGGGTAGCACCCTCAAGCCTGCTGAGGATCTGGCTCCTTATAGGCTGTTTATTAATACCTCCCGAAGTGAGTGTTACTGCTCAACCACGGCAGAGGCTTTGGCCCATGGTAAGTTTGTCATCATTCCTGATTGTGCAAGTAATGCATCTTTTCGCCCATTTAAGAATGCGCTTCTCTATACTTCTGCCGAAGATTTTCAGGCTAAGTTACGCTATGCCATGACAGAACAACCCCAAGAAGATGATCAACTGGTAAGTCTAAGCTGGCAAGCTGCGACGGATCGATTGCTGGCGTATTATGCGCAATGCACTTAAACACGCCGGTGCTTTACATTTAAAATTCCATACTAAGTGTGGCTATTAAAAAAGGTTGTGGCATGGAGTTTAAAGAGTTTGTACGACGGGCCAGCAATGTGCCTTTTCAACTATCCCGTGGGAGAAATTTTTTCTGGGCATGTTGGCGTAGCATTGCCCAAAATGAATTTTCCCATTTTTATCGAAAAGTGCATGGTTACACCTATTGCTGCAATACCCGTTTAAAAGCGTTGTATGATGCTGTGCATGAGATTGAAGTACAGAAAATTAAAGGGGATGTGGTTGAGTGTGGTACAGCCCGAGGTGGCAGTGCAGCCCTGCTGGGGTTGACCCTGAAAACAGTGGGATCAGAGCGCTCGTTGTGGCTTTTTGACTCCTATGAAGGTATCCCTGCACCAACACAAAACGATCCCGATCTGGAGATAGCTCAGCACTACACGGGGGATTTCCAAGGGGAGCTTGGCCAGGTAAAGGCACTTTTTTCACGGTTGGAGATTGGCGAACGTACCGAGTTTGTTAAAGGTCTGTTCGATGAGACCTTGCCGACCGCAAAGGTTGAGCAGATTGCTCTGCTTCATGTTGATGGGGATTGGTACGACAGTATTATGATCACGCTGGAATCTCTCTATGACCGTGTCAGTATAGGGGGGATTATCCAGTTTGATGATTATGGTTACTGGGAAGGGACGAGTAAAGCTGTACATGACTTTATGGACAAGTATGGTTTGGATGACCCTTTGGTGGTGGTGGACTATGAAGGGCGTCAGTGGGTCAAAACCAGGGAAAGAGAGGTAGGGTAGGGTTTACAACCTGGGCAAATACCTCACTTTATGTAAGAATATCGGCGCCGATTGAGGCTCCATTTATGGCCTATCTAAAGAGCTGGGCCGCATGAATAGAAATCAAATCATGAATCAGTCACAACCCGATCAAGAGCATGGCCTATTACATCGTTTTGTGACGCTTCTTGTAGAAAACCAGCATTTTACC
The nucleotide sequence above comes from Magnetococcus sp. PR-3. Encoded proteins:
- a CDS encoding TylF/MycF/NovP-related O-methyltransferase; this translates as MEFKEFVRRASNVPFQLSRGRNFFWACWRSIAQNEFSHFYRKVHGYTYCCNTRLKALYDAVHEIEVQKIKGDVVECGTARGGSAALLGLTLKTVGSERSLWLFDSYEGIPAPTQNDPDLEIAQHYTGDFQGELGQVKALFSRLEIGERTEFVKGLFDETLPTAKVEQIALLHVDGDWYDSIMITLESLYDRVSIGGIIQFDDYGYWEGTSKAVHDFMDKYGLDDPLVVVDYEGRQWVKTREREVG
- a CDS encoding B12-binding domain-containing radical SAM protein yields the protein MNVGILEVMNLPIQHWMDRVYHTTTTKQMSSVMPQSIAVWCRQLGHQTYYKTYYGVGKIENAFPDDLDIIFISSSTINSPVCYALAKQFRKAGVRTVFGGPHARAFPVDCLRFFDVVVDNCDQALITDILKGGDAVSGYISSKEELNDIPTIEQRMPEILTSAHFFDRWKSFVTVIPTISSMGCPYTCSFCTDWDRPYRLLPLERLKTDLTFLSKNLKGSVLAFWEPNFAVKFERIFEVLESIPKEDRVPYMMECSQSILTPERIQRMDETNCRFFLIGVESWGSYFSKSGLGKKSNAQERFNHTVEIFNQFKGKDLVMQASLIFGLDSDEGELPVTLAKAFIQQAPHAWPTVNIPSPYGGTPLFDELQHEGRLLNDLPFNFYQTPYLSMVLKHYTPLEFYEKMLEISALISSDKILKKRMALAPNWKHKYIYKLRTLGEKVFKGFYQEMVNRLRTDAALRAFHEGRSACLPDFYQQAFEEKLGRFAPLLTEDERRPNLEQMKSTII